A single genomic interval of Helianthus annuus cultivar XRQ/B chromosome 6, HanXRQr2.0-SUNRISE, whole genome shotgun sequence harbors:
- the LOC110945053 gene encoding uncharacterized protein LOC110945053 has product MQENSFILDWCKWIPAKVNIHVWRMEMDRVPTAKALKKRNVDVSDTSCPLCHSEDESADHIFGACFVASTVWNAISSWCKIPNIIVFSLKDLLTTNLHLKDSDKKKAAVHGIIFIACWSLWRARNNIRFLNSPVRIEGIVSEIKALGFL; this is encoded by the coding sequence ATGCAGGAAAATAGTTTCATTCTCGACTGGTGCAAATGGATTCCGGCGAAAGTTAATATTCATGTGTGGAGGATGGAAATGGATAGAGTTCCCACGGCGAAGGCTTTAAAGAAAAGGAACGTCGATGTGAGTGATACTTCGTGCCCTCTTTGTCACTCGGAAGATGAATCTGCGGATCACATTTTTGGTGCTTGCTTTGTTGCTTCAACGGTTTGGAATGCCATTAGTTCGTGGTGTAAAATTCCTAACATCATTGTTTTTTCCCTGAAAGATCTCCTAACTACTAATTTACACCTCAAAGATTCGGATAAGAAGAAGGCAGCGGTACATGGTATTATTTTTATTGCTTGTTGGAGTTTATGGCGTGCCAGGAATAATATTAGATTTTTGAATTCTCCGGTTAGAATTGAAGGTATAGTTAGCGAGATTAAGGCTTTGGGTTTTCTATGA